One genomic region from Nostoc sphaeroides encodes:
- a CDS encoding SDR family oxidoreductase, protein MTLLIVGATGTLGRQVARRAIDEGYKVRCLVRSSKKAAFLKEWGAELVPGNLRYPDTLAEALVGVTQVIDASTSRPTDSLSIKQVDWDGKVALIQAAKAAGVERFIFFSILDADKYPEVPLMEIKRCTELFLAESGLNYTILRLAGFMQGLIGQYGIPILESQPVWVTGNSSPIAYMDTQDIAKFAIRALSVPETQNQAFPVVGTRAWSAEEIINLCERLSGKDARVTRMPITLLRAVRGLMRFFQWGWNVADRLAFTEVLASGKELNASMDDVYKVFGLDPQQTTTLESYLQEYFSRIMKKLKELDYQKNKNKKQKPKKTPFKESSKANSQ, encoded by the coding sequence ATGACATTATTAATCGTCGGTGCCACTGGCACCTTAGGAAGACAAGTGGCTCGTCGTGCAATCGATGAGGGATATAAAGTACGCTGTCTTGTCCGAAGCAGTAAAAAAGCAGCTTTTCTCAAAGAATGGGGTGCAGAACTCGTACCCGGAAATTTGCGTTACCCCGATACCTTAGCCGAAGCTTTAGTTGGTGTAACCCAAGTTATTGATGCGTCAACATCTCGTCCTACAGATTCACTGAGTATCAAACAAGTGGACTGGGACGGTAAAGTAGCATTGATTCAAGCAGCAAAAGCAGCAGGTGTAGAGCGTTTTATCTTCTTTTCGATATTAGATGCTGATAAATACCCAGAAGTGCCGCTAATGGAAATTAAGCGATGTACAGAACTCTTCTTGGCTGAGTCAGGCTTGAATTATACCATCTTGCGGCTAGCTGGGTTCATGCAAGGATTAATCGGTCAGTACGGGATTCCCATTCTGGAATCACAGCCAGTTTGGGTAACTGGTAATTCTTCTCCCATCGCCTATATGGATACTCAGGACATTGCTAAGTTTGCAATCCGTGCATTGAGTGTACCCGAAACGCAAAACCAAGCTTTTCCTGTAGTCGGTACTCGTGCTTGGAGTGCAGAAGAAATCATCAACCTATGCGAACGTTTATCTGGAAAAGATGCCAGAGTAACGCGAATGCCAATAACCTTGCTACGTGCTGTGCGGGGCTTAATGCGGTTCTTTCAGTGGGGATGGAACGTTGCAGACAGGCTAGCATTTACAGAAGTATTGGCTAGTGGTAAAGAGTTAAATGCTTCAATGGATGATGTATACAAAGTTTTTGGCTTAGATCCGCAACAAACCACAACCCTAGAAAGCTATCTACAAGAGTACTTCAGCCGAATAATGAAGAAGCTCAAAGAGTTAGATTACCAGAAAAATAAAAATAAAAAGCAGAAACCTAAAAAAACTCCTTTTAAAGAGTCTTCAAAAGCCAATAGTCAATAG
- the recG gene encoding ATP-dependent DNA helicase RecG has translation MTNEKPDWIRLHKALAIEAERGFTDLVGREYRFSEFLSLTLGKFPTGLPQIERRRWQGLAVQFASYPHLALEERQHLVAETRRYLSQLQQEEQGEQGEQRSMGAGEQGRIYQSKIQVALPAHQRRDPKSPIVAEVSRRLAPNIEQKLSDLPEIGFKKADNLARLGLHTVRDLLFYYPRDHIDYARQVNIRELQAGETVTIVATVKRCNCFTSPKNQKLSILELVVKDNSGQIKIGRFYAGTRFSSRAWQESLKRRYPVGSILAACGLVKESKYGLTLDNPELEVLANPGDSIESLNIGRVVPIYGLTEGVVANTVRQAVIAALPAAAHLKDPLPSGLRKKYGLMELKDAIANIHFPSDSAALQVARRRLVFDEFFYLQLGLLQRQQQARAIQTSAILVPRGQLVEKFHEILPFQLTVAQQRVLNDILNDLQKPVPMNRLVQGDVGSGKTVVAVLAILAAIQSGYQAALMAPTEVLAEQHYRKLVSWFNLLHLPVELLTGSTKAAKRRQIHSQLGTGELPLLVGTHALIQDPVNFHQLGLVVIDEQHRFGVEQRARLQQKGEQPHVLTMTATPIPRTLALTIHGDLDVSQIDELPPGRQKIQTTVLSGQQRNHAYDLIRREIAQGRQVYVVLPLVEESEKLDLRSAVEEHQKLQESIFPDFQVGLLHGRMSSADKDEAITKFRDNQTQILVSTTVVEVGVDVPNATVMLIENAERFGLSQLHQLRGRVGRGAAQSYCLLMSSSRSPDAQQRLKVLEQSQDGFFISEMDMRFRGPGQVLGTRQSGVPDFTLASLVEDEEVLLLARQAAEKIIEMDATLERWYLMKEELKYRYERLMGGAILT, from the coding sequence ATGACTAATGAAAAACCAGATTGGATAAGATTGCACAAAGCCTTGGCAATAGAAGCCGAACGCGGCTTTACAGACTTGGTGGGCAGAGAATACCGCTTCAGTGAATTTCTTAGCCTAACTTTGGGCAAATTCCCAACAGGCTTACCCCAAATTGAACGCCGCCGTTGGCAAGGACTAGCGGTGCAATTTGCTAGTTATCCACATCTAGCACTTGAAGAAAGACAACATTTAGTAGCAGAGACTCGTAGGTATCTCTCACAACTACAGCAAGAGGAGCAGGGAGAGCAGGGGGAGCAGAGGAGCATGGGAGCAGGGGAGCAGGGGAGAATTTATCAATCCAAAATTCAAGTTGCGCTTCCAGCGCACCAAAGGCGCGACCCAAAATCTCCAATTGTTGCTGAGGTGAGTCGGAGGCTTGCACCGAACATTGAGCAAAAACTCAGCGATTTACCAGAAATAGGTTTTAAAAAAGCTGATAATTTGGCAAGGCTTGGTTTACACACCGTCCGCGATTTGCTTTTCTACTATCCTCGTGACCACATTGATTATGCGCGTCAGGTGAATATCCGCGAGTTACAGGCGGGTGAGACGGTGACAATAGTGGCGACAGTAAAGCGTTGCAACTGCTTTACCAGTCCTAAAAATCAGAAATTATCAATTTTAGAATTAGTTGTAAAAGATAATAGTGGTCAAATTAAAATTGGTCGCTTTTACGCAGGTACGCGCTTTAGTAGTCGCGCTTGGCAAGAAAGTTTAAAACGCCGTTATCCAGTAGGTAGTATTTTAGCGGCGTGTGGGTTGGTAAAAGAAAGTAAATACGGCTTGACACTGGATAACCCAGAACTAGAGGTTTTGGCAAATCCAGGAGATTCGATTGAGTCGCTAAATATTGGGCGGGTAGTGCCAATTTATGGGCTGACAGAAGGCGTAGTGGCGAATACAGTGCGACAGGCGGTAATTGCTGCTTTACCTGCTGCGGCTCACCTGAAAGACCCCTTACCAAGTGGTTTACGAAAAAAATATGGTTTGATGGAATTGAAAGATGCGATCGCTAATATCCATTTTCCCAGTGATAGCGCCGCCCTACAAGTTGCCCGTCGTCGCCTAGTTTTTGACGAATTTTTCTACCTACAACTTGGGTTACTCCAACGTCAACAGCAAGCAAGAGCGATTCAAACCAGCGCCATCCTAGTTCCACGCGGTCAACTTGTAGAGAAATTTCACGAAATACTACCTTTTCAACTGACAGTAGCACAACAACGAGTCCTCAACGATATTCTCAACGATTTGCAAAAACCCGTACCAATGAATCGTTTGGTGCAAGGTGATGTTGGTTCTGGTAAAACAGTCGTCGCCGTGCTAGCTATCCTCGCAGCAATTCAATCTGGCTATCAAGCGGCGCTGATGGCTCCCACAGAAGTTTTAGCAGAACAACATTATCGCAAGTTAGTTAGCTGGTTTAACCTCTTGCATTTACCAGTAGAATTACTGACAGGTTCTACTAAAGCTGCTAAACGAAGACAAATACATTCTCAGTTAGGAACTGGTGAATTACCTCTGTTAGTGGGAACCCATGCCTTAATTCAAGACCCTGTAAACTTCCATCAACTTGGGTTAGTGGTGATAGATGAGCAGCATCGCTTTGGGGTAGAACAACGGGCGCGTTTACAGCAAAAAGGTGAGCAACCCCATGTGTTGACTATGACAGCCACTCCCATTCCCCGAACCTTAGCACTGACGATACACGGGGATTTGGATGTGAGCCAGATTGATGAGTTACCGCCAGGACGACAAAAGATTCAGACAACAGTATTATCAGGGCAGCAACGCAACCATGCTTACGACCTCATCCGGCGAGAAATTGCCCAAGGTAGACAAGTTTATGTGGTTTTACCCTTAGTAGAAGAATCAGAAAAACTGGATTTGCGATCGGCTGTGGAGGAGCATCAAAAGTTACAAGAAAGCATTTTTCCTGACTTTCAAGTAGGGCTGCTCCACGGTCGCATGAGTTCAGCCGATAAGGATGAAGCGATTACCAAATTTCGTGATAATCAAACGCAAATTTTGGTTTCTACTACCGTTGTTGAGGTAGGTGTAGACGTACCTAATGCTACAGTTATGCTCATTGAAAATGCAGAACGATTTGGTTTATCACAACTGCACCAACTACGGGGGCGTGTCGGTCGTGGTGCGGCTCAATCCTACTGTTTGTTGATGAGCAGTTCCAGAAGTCCTGATGCTCAACAAAGGTTGAAGGTGTTGGAACAATCTCAAGATGGCTTTTTCATCTCTGAGATGGATATGCGTTTTCGTGGGCCAGGGCAAGTACTGGGAACCCGTCAATCTGG
- the tsf gene encoding translation elongation factor Ts, with product MAEISAKLVQELRQKTGAGMMDCKKALIETEGNVEEAADWLRKKGISKAGAKSDRIAAEGLVDTYIQPGGRVGVLIEVNCQTDFVARNEAFKALVKNLAKQAATADSVESLLVQPYIDNENATVEEFIKQTIATLGENIQVRRFVNFALAEDTQGVVDSYIHTGGRVGVLVELGSQTESAATNQEFQTLARNTAMQVAACPNVEYVNVDQIPAEVAQKEKDIEMGKDDLANKPDNIKEKIVQGRIEKRLKELTLLDQPYIRDQSISVEDLLKQAKAQLGEDIQVTRFVRYILGEGIEKQEISFADEVAAQMGSK from the coding sequence ATGGCGGAAATATCTGCAAAACTCGTCCAAGAGCTACGCCAAAAAACTGGTGCCGGCATGATGGACTGCAAAAAGGCGCTGATAGAGACTGAAGGGAACGTAGAAGAAGCCGCAGACTGGCTACGAAAAAAGGGCATCTCTAAGGCGGGGGCAAAAAGCGATCGCATTGCGGCAGAAGGTCTAGTAGACACTTACATTCAGCCCGGTGGTCGAGTGGGTGTACTCATAGAAGTAAACTGCCAAACCGACTTTGTTGCTCGTAACGAGGCTTTTAAAGCTTTAGTTAAGAATCTAGCAAAGCAAGCAGCGACTGCTGATAGTGTTGAGTCTTTGTTGGTTCAACCCTATATTGATAATGAAAATGCGACTGTAGAAGAATTCATCAAGCAAACCATTGCCACTCTCGGTGAAAATATTCAAGTGCGTCGCTTTGTCAATTTTGCATTAGCAGAAGACACGCAAGGTGTAGTAGACAGCTACATTCACACTGGCGGTCGAGTTGGTGTATTGGTAGAACTGGGTTCTCAAACTGAGTCAGCAGCTACCAATCAAGAGTTCCAAACCTTGGCACGGAATACTGCAATGCAAGTTGCAGCTTGTCCAAATGTCGAGTATGTGAACGTAGACCAAATCCCCGCCGAAGTTGCCCAAAAGGAAAAAGACATTGAAATGGGCAAGGATGATTTGGCGAACAAGCCAGATAACATCAAAGAAAAAATTGTTCAGGGACGGATTGAAAAACGCCTGAAAGAACTGACTTTGCTGGATCAGCCTTACATTCGCGATCAAAGTATTTCCGTGGAAGACCTCTTGAAGCAAGCGAAGGCGCAACTAGGCGAAGACATTCAAGTGACCCGCTTTGTCCGCTATATACTGGGCGAAGGCATTGAAAAGCAAGAAATTAGCTTTGCTGATGAAGTTGCTGCACAAATGGGCAGTAAGTAG
- a CDS encoding PetM family cytochrome b6-f complex subunit 7: MGGELLNAALLSFGLIFVGWGLGALLLKIQGTEE, encoded by the coding sequence ATGGGCGGCGAACTTTTGAATGCAGCTCTATTGTCCTTCGGTTTAATCTTCGTAGGCTGGGGCTTAGGCGCGTTGTTACTAAAAATTCAAGGCACAGAAGAATAA
- the nblR gene encoding response regulator transcription factor NblR encodes MTVAPSPCVLVIETDESLANQLSCDLQEAGYESILAHDATSGLQHCRDRQPALIVLDRMLAGESGLSLCKNLRSTGMRSPVLILMARDTVDDRVACLEAGADDYILKPYRSEDFLKLIRLYLKPDLDTTEQLRFGELILDIATRRAIHSGRTIDLTMKEFELLKFLMEHPREVLTREQILENVWGYDFLGESNVIEVYIRYLRLKIEDEGQKRLIQTVRGVGYVLRES; translated from the coding sequence ATGACAGTTGCTCCAAGTCCCTGTGTTTTGGTGATTGAAACCGATGAGAGCCTAGCAAATCAGCTTTCTTGTGATTTGCAAGAAGCCGGCTATGAATCAATTTTGGCTCATGATGCGACCAGTGGCTTACAACACTGCCGCGATCGCCAACCTGCTTTAATTGTTTTAGACCGGATGCTAGCAGGAGAATCAGGACTCTCATTGTGCAAAAATCTGAGAAGCACTGGTATGCGATCGCCTGTGTTAATTTTAATGGCAAGGGATACAGTCGATGATCGTGTAGCTTGTCTAGAAGCAGGAGCGGATGATTACATCCTCAAGCCTTATCGCTCAGAAGACTTTTTGAAGTTGATTCGGCTCTACTTAAAACCTGATTTGGATACCACGGAGCAGTTACGCTTTGGGGAGCTAATTTTAGATATAGCAACTCGCCGTGCCATACATAGCGGACGGACAATTGACTTAACAATGAAGGAATTTGAACTATTAAAATTCTTAATGGAACATCCCCGTGAGGTATTAACCCGCGAACAAATTTTAGAAAATGTTTGGGGTTATGACTTTCTGGGCGAGTCGAATGTAATTGAAGTGTACATCCGCTACTTGCGCCTAAAAATTGAAGATGAAGGACAAAAGCGCCTCATTCAAACGGTGCGAGGCGTAGGATACGTTTTGAGAGAATCTTAG
- the rpsB gene encoding 30S ribosomal protein S2: protein MPVVSLAQMMESGVHFGHQTRRWNPKMSPYIYTSRNGVHIIDLVQTAQLMDNAYNYMRSHAEQGKKFLFVGTKRQAAGIIAQEASRCGSHYINQRWLGGMLTNWATIKTRVDRLKDLERREETGALDLLPKKEASMLRREMTKLQKYLGGIKTMRKVPDIVVIVDQRREYNAVQECQKLNIPIVSMLDTNCDPDVVDIPIPANDDAIRSIKLIVGKLADAIYEGRHGQLEAEDDYEDYDGSEYDDDYEETEYTDAVIPDEETEE from the coding sequence ATGCCAGTAGTTTCATTGGCTCAAATGATGGAGTCAGGGGTTCACTTTGGGCATCAGACCCGGCGTTGGAACCCAAAAATGTCTCCTTACATTTATACTTCCCGCAATGGTGTGCATATTATCGACTTGGTGCAAACTGCCCAGTTGATGGATAATGCTTACAACTACATGCGATCGCACGCAGAACAAGGAAAGAAATTTCTTTTTGTCGGCACCAAGCGCCAAGCAGCTGGAATTATTGCCCAAGAAGCTAGCCGTTGTGGTTCCCACTACATTAACCAACGCTGGTTGGGCGGAATGTTGACCAACTGGGCAACCATCAAAACACGGGTAGATCGTCTGAAAGATTTAGAACGCCGTGAAGAAACTGGCGCACTAGATTTATTACCGAAAAAAGAAGCATCAATGCTACGTCGGGAAATGACGAAGCTTCAGAAATACTTAGGCGGCATTAAAACAATGCGGAAAGTGCCCGATATCGTGGTAATTGTAGACCAACGGCGGGAATATAACGCAGTTCAAGAATGCCAAAAGCTGAATATTCCAATTGTATCCATGCTGGATACAAACTGTGACCCCGATGTAGTAGATATCCCCATCCCGGCAAACGACGATGCTATCAGGTCAATTAAGCTGATAGTCGGAAAATTGGCGGATGCCATTTATGAAGGTCGTCACGGTCAGCTTGAGGCTGAAGATGATTACGAAGATTACGACGGTAGCGAGTATGACGATGACTACGAAGAAACCGAATATACTGACGCCGTAATTCCCGACGAGGAAACAGAGGAATAA
- the pdxA gene encoding 4-hydroxythreonine-4-phosphate dehydrogenase PdxA → MYQNNFDNLVNFSKNNRPRLALTLGDPAGIGPEVILKALAEPEISKKYDVTVVGNRDLLGQTYHKLNLIENLAPLVNPDELSVIHVQLDGEIKDQIIAGIGNAASGAASFAYMECAIAQTLAGKFDAIVTGPIAKSAWKAAGYNYPGQTELLAQKSGVERFGMLFVARSPHTNWTLRTLLATTHIPLRQVGDTLTPQLLTQKLDLLVECLEKDFGIENGRIAIAGLNPHSGEQGQLGHEEQDWLIPWLEQERQNRPQLQLDGPIPPDTMWVKPGQAWYGNSLVQNPADGYLALYHDQGLIPVKLMAFDRAVNTSIGLPFVRTSPDHGTAFDIADKGIADATSMKAAIHLAAELVNQRLAVRKL, encoded by the coding sequence ATGTATCAAAATAATTTCGATAATTTAGTGAATTTTAGCAAAAATAATCGCCCGCGTTTGGCGTTGACGTTGGGAGATCCGGCGGGAATTGGGCCGGAGGTGATTTTGAAAGCTTTAGCAGAACCGGAAATTAGTAAAAAATATGACGTGACAGTGGTGGGAAACCGGGATTTGCTGGGACAAACTTATCACAAACTGAATTTAATCGAGAATTTAGCACCTTTGGTAAATCCAGACGAGTTGTCAGTTATTCATGTGCAGTTAGATGGGGAAATTAAAGATCAAATTATTGCCGGAATAGGTAATGCAGCCAGTGGTGCGGCTAGTTTTGCCTATATGGAATGTGCGATCGCTCAAACACTTGCTGGTAAATTTGATGCTATTGTCACGGGGCCGATCGCTAAATCTGCTTGGAAAGCCGCAGGATATAATTATCCAGGGCAAACGGAACTTTTGGCGCAAAAGTCAGGTGTTGAGCGTTTTGGGATGTTATTTGTGGCGCGATCGCCCCATACTAATTGGACACTCCGCACCTTACTAGCTACCACACATATACCTCTACGTCAAGTAGGTGATACATTGACACCGCAGTTGCTGACACAAAAATTGGATTTGTTGGTGGAGTGTTTGGAGAAAGATTTTGGGATAGAAAATGGGAGAATTGCGATCGCAGGTTTAAATCCCCACAGTGGCGAACAGGGACAACTTGGACATGAAGAACAAGATTGGTTAATTCCCTGGTTGGAGCAAGAGCGGCAAAATAGACCACAATTACAGCTAGATGGGCCAATACCGCCAGATACGATGTGGGTTAAACCTGGTCAAGCTTGGTATGGAAATTCTTTAGTACAAAATCCTGCTGATGGCTACTTGGCACTTTACCACGATCAAGGCTTAATTCCTGTGAAGCTGATGGCGTTTGATCGGGCAGTTAATACTTCTATAGGTCTTCCTTTCGTTCGGACTTCACCAGATCATGGAACAGCATTTGATATTGCGGATAAGGGAATTGCTGATGCTACGAGTATGAAAGCAGCGATACATTTAGCTGCTGAGTTGGTTAATCAAAGATTGGCGGTGAGAAAACTATGA
- a CDS encoding DUF2949 domain-containing protein has product MTIHSAQGGETQMAPSKYSRLINFLQEDLAISTASLAVALRHREQDPGPLAMILWQYGLITLEQLDQIYDWLETA; this is encoded by the coding sequence ATGACAATACATTCTGCACAAGGAGGTGAGACACAAATGGCACCATCAAAATATTCTCGACTGATTAATTTTTTGCAAGAAGATTTGGCAATTTCCACAGCATCGCTGGCGGTGGCGCTTCGGCATCGGGAGCAAGACCCAGGCCCTTTGGCAATGATTCTTTGGCAGTATGGTTTGATTACTCTAGAGCAATTAGACCAAATTTATGATTGGCTGGAGACGGCATAG
- a CDS encoding pyridoxal-phosphate-dependent aminotransferase family protein — MNDKLMLMIPGPTPVPEAALLALAKHPIGHRTSEFSNILAEVTENLKWLHQTQSDVLTLNVSGTGAVEAGIINFLSSGDRILVGSNGKFGERWVEIGQAYGLNVEEVKVEWGKPLDPAVFAEKLQADTQKQIKAVIITHSETSTGVLNDLETINRHVKEHGEALIIVDAVTSLGAFNLPVDAWGLDVVASGSQKGYMIPPGLGFVSVSPKAWEAYKTAKLPKYYLDLGKYRKATAKNTTPFTPPVNLIVALHTTLRIMKEEGLESIFARHERLKNATRAAIQGLNLPLFAADSSASPAITSVAPQGIEPDKIRSFMKKRFDIALAGGQDHLSNKIFRIGHLGFVSDRDILSCIASLEVTLSELGYEDFTPGSGIAAAVRVFTQ; from the coding sequence ATGAACGATAAGCTGATGCTAATGATTCCAGGCCCAACCCCGGTGCCAGAAGCTGCCTTACTGGCATTAGCCAAGCATCCGATTGGACACCGCACCAGTGAATTTAGCAATATATTGGCAGAGGTGACGGAAAATCTTAAATGGCTGCACCAAACTCAAAGTGATGTACTAACGCTGAATGTGAGTGGTACGGGTGCTGTAGAAGCGGGAATAATTAATTTTCTCTCTTCAGGCGATCGCATTTTAGTTGGTTCTAATGGTAAATTTGGCGAACGCTGGGTAGAAATAGGTCAAGCCTACGGTTTGAATGTAGAAGAAGTTAAGGTGGAATGGGGAAAACCCTTAGACCCCGCAGTATTCGCCGAAAAACTCCAAGCAGATACTCAAAAGCAAATTAAAGCCGTAATCATCACCCACAGTGAAACCTCGACGGGTGTTTTGAATGATTTAGAAACCATCAACCGCCATGTAAAAGAACACGGTGAAGCTTTAATTATCGTTGATGCTGTCACTAGCTTGGGTGCGTTCAATCTACCTGTGGATGCTTGGGGCTTGGATGTAGTAGCGTCCGGTTCCCAAAAAGGTTATATGATTCCGCCGGGATTGGGTTTTGTCTCTGTCAGCCCCAAAGCTTGGGAAGCTTACAAAACTGCGAAGCTACCGAAATATTATTTGGATTTAGGCAAATATCGCAAAGCCACAGCCAAAAATACAACTCCATTTACTCCGCCTGTGAACTTGATTGTAGCGTTACACACCACGTTGCGAATCATGAAAGAGGAAGGTTTAGAGTCAATATTTGCTCGACACGAACGGCTGAAAAATGCTACCCGCGCCGCCATTCAAGGGTTAAATTTACCCCTGTTTGCAGCAGATAGTTCCGCTAGTCCGGCGATTACATCTGTCGCACCACAAGGAATTGAACCGGATAAGATTCGGTCATTCATGAAAAAACGCTTTGATATTGCCCTAGCAGGTGGTCAAGACCATTTGAGTAATAAGATTTTCCGCATTGGTCACTTGGGCTTTGTGAGCGATCGCGATATTCTTAGCTGTATAGCATCCTTAGAAGTTACCCTAAGCGAACTTGGCTACGAAGACTTCACCCCTGGATCTGGTATAGCGGCAGCAGTTAGAGTGTTTACACAATAG
- a CDS encoding helix-turn-helix domain-containing protein — protein sequence MAQVAAEAGFGNQSQMTSVFQRMLHTTPKRYQQETSSILGHT from the coding sequence CTGGCACAGGTAGCCGCAGAAGCCGGATTTGGTAACCAGAGTCAGATGACATCTGTGTTTCAACGAATGTTACACACAACTCCCAAGCGTTATCAGCAAGAAACGAGTAGTATTTTAGGCCATACATGA
- a CDS encoding NAD(+) kinase: MPKAGIIYNDVKPIAGRVAIELKDKLTAAGWDVCVTSSIGGILGYSNPDSPVCHTPIDGLTPPGFDSDMEFAVVLGGDGTVLAASRQVAPCGIPLLTVNTGHMGFLTETFLNQLPQALEQTMAGEYEIEERAMLTVKVFRGEAVLWEALCLNEMVLHREPLTSMCHFEIAIGRHAAVDIAADGVIVSTPTGSTAYSLSAGGPVITPGVPVLQLVPICPHSLASRALVFPDTESVNIYPVNIPRLVMVVDGNGGCYVLPEDRVYMERSQYSVRFIRLQPPEFFRILREKLGWGLPHIAKPTSVELP, encoded by the coding sequence GTGCCGAAAGCAGGCATTATCTACAATGACGTTAAACCGATAGCGGGCCGTGTCGCTATCGAGTTGAAAGACAAGCTAACCGCAGCCGGTTGGGATGTGTGTGTCACATCGAGTATCGGTGGAATATTGGGCTACTCTAACCCGGATAGTCCTGTATGCCACACCCCCATTGACGGTCTAACGCCCCCTGGTTTTGACTCGGATATGGAGTTTGCAGTGGTATTAGGAGGAGACGGTACTGTTTTAGCAGCGTCCCGTCAGGTGGCCCCCTGTGGTATTCCACTGCTAACAGTGAATACTGGGCACATGGGATTTTTGACAGAAACCTTCCTGAATCAATTGCCCCAAGCACTAGAACAGACAATGGCGGGTGAGTATGAAATTGAAGAACGAGCCATGCTCACCGTCAAAGTATTTCGGGGAGAAGCAGTGCTTTGGGAAGCCCTCTGCTTGAATGAAATGGTACTACACCGCGAACCTTTGACATCTATGTGCCATTTTGAAATTGCCATAGGGCGTCATGCAGCAGTAGATATTGCAGCAGATGGTGTAATTGTTTCTACGCCTACTGGTTCTACAGCTTACTCATTGAGTGCTGGTGGCCCAGTTATCACCCCTGGCGTACCTGTTTTACAGCTAGTACCCATTTGTCCCCATTCCCTAGCTTCTAGAGCATTAGTATTTCCAGATACTGAATCGGTCAACATTTACCCAGTCAACATTCCTCGGCTGGTAATGGTGGTGGATGGTAATGGAGGCTGCTATGTACTACCAGAAGATAGAGTATATATGGAGCGATCGCAATATAGTGTTCGATTTATTCGCCTGCAACCGCCTGAGTTTTTCCGAATTCTCCGAGAAAAATTAGGTTGGGGTTTACCACATATCGCTAAACCAACTTCGGTAGAATTGCCTTAG
- a CDS encoding MAPEG family protein, translating to MSSDSGYQIRLLRLPVPAIAFGFVTVVTYGPSPGRAIGFFGTWLVYIVGSLACLYYSVQQFL from the coding sequence ATGTCATCTGACTCTGGTTACCAAATCCGGCTTCTGCGGCTACCTGTGCCAGCGATCGCTTTTGGTTTTGTAACAGTTGTTACCTATGGGCCATCACCGGGCAGGGCGATCGGTTTTTTTGGAACTTGGCTAGTTTATATCGTCGGTAGTCTGGCTTGTCTTTACTACAGCGTGCAGCAATTTTTATAG
- a CDS encoding Uma2 family endonuclease: MTATLPVSVESDIFYPSADSQPVAETYDHLYALLTTLEVLKQYLANRQATVLGNQFLYYAQGFPKLRVAPDVMVIFDVAPGGRDNYKIWEEGQVPIVIFEMTSFSTKGQDEIFKKTLYEQLGVKEYWLFDPKGEWVEQQLRGYRLRGEIYESIQDGRSEPLQLRLVVEERLIGFYREDTEEKLLIPDELVEALRQEILARQQAEELAEQERQRAEQERQRAEQAELQIEQLKARLRSLNVDPDTIE; the protein is encoded by the coding sequence ATGACCGCTACTTTACCTGTTAGTGTCGAATCAGATATCTTCTACCCCAGTGCTGATAGTCAACCAGTGGCAGAAACTTACGATCACCTTTATGCTTTATTAACTACCTTAGAAGTCCTGAAACAGTATCTAGCAAATCGTCAGGCAACAGTATTGGGAAATCAATTTCTTTACTATGCACAAGGCTTTCCCAAGTTGCGGGTAGCCCCAGACGTGATGGTGATTTTTGATGTTGCACCCGGCGGTCGGGACAACTATAAAATTTGGGAAGAGGGTCAAGTACCCATAGTTATTTTTGAAATGACATCCTTTAGTACTAAGGGACAAGACGAAATCTTCAAAAAGACTCTCTATGAGCAACTAGGTGTCAAAGAATACTGGCTATTTGACCCTAAAGGCGAGTGGGTGGAACAACAGTTACGTGGCTATCGTCTGCGAGGAGAAATTTACGAATCTATACAAGATGGACGCAGTGAACCCTTACAACTACGCTTGGTAGTTGAGGAAAGGCTAATTGGGTTTTATAGAGAGGATACAGAGGAAAAATTACTGATACCTGATGAACTGGTAGAGGCTTTAAGGCAGGAAATTTTAGCAAGACAGCAAGCAGAAGAACTGGCAGAACAGGAACGTCAACGAGCTGAACAGGAACGTCAACGAGCTGAACAGGCAGAATTGCAGATAGAACAATTAAAGGCAAGATTGCGATCGCTCAATGTAGACCCCGATACTATTGAGTAA